The sequence below is a genomic window from Ovis canadensis isolate MfBH-ARS-UI-01 breed Bighorn chromosome 1, ARS-UI_OviCan_v2, whole genome shotgun sequence.
AACAGTGCTTGCCCCACCAGTCTGTAAATGCTGTAGGCCAGTGACCACCATTTCTTTGTCATTTACTATTTCCTGAAGTGCTTTAAGTCACATCGTTGAAAGGAAATTTGAATATTTGTAAAATTTGTAAGAAGGTCAAGAAACTGGGCTCTGTGCGCTGACTCATCCAGGATTGGGTAGGGCAGAATAGAGTCCTCCCTGCAGAGACCAAAGCTGAatcatctccctcctcctcctagaAAAACAGGCTTGAGGCTAAGTGCTATTAATGCTCATCAGAGCCTTGATGGATGTGCCTAGAAGAGCTTGAAAGGAACAGGCTGAACTTTGGCAGGAAGAACCCACAGTGCAAGGGCTAGTCATTGATTAGCTGCTGTGCATAATGTGACAGATAGGATTTTTACATTGAGCAGTACAAGTTCTGTGTCCAGAGAGTTAATTGATATTATTTTTCCACTTTTGGTCAATCTTATTGAAAGGATGAtgtaaaaatgttaaaacttTAAGAATAACAGgctatttttacttttacatAACCTCTTCCAGACTTTGCCCTAAAAAAATACTGGATAGCTGCAGTCAGAGTGAACATACCGTTTTTCAGATAAATGGGAATTTGGGTGGGAAACAAGGTGACTTCATGTTCTTTGGAGGTGGCTTTCTCACCCAGACCTTATGACTCCATCATCTTGATCATCTCTCTCTCTTagttttggcttcccaggtggctcagtagtaaataaacaaacaaacaaacaaaacccgataatacgcctgccagtgcaggagacatagatagGAAAtgtaggtttgatttctgggtcgggaagatcccctgcagaaggaaatggtaacccactccagtagtcttgcctggataatccgatgaacagaggagcctggtgggctacagtccatggggtcgcaaagagtcagacacgaatagGCACACAACACTCACCCACTCACACTCTTCGTTTCGGCATGACATGCCAGAGCtcaatttttttcccttcctcctctgttCTCAGAgctagagaaagataaataagagTCCCCACCCTGCTTTATCTTTTGTAAACTGGAATGTGACtggaatgtgagagctggaggaAAGTGGAGCATTCTTAAGAACACATTTTCTGCTGATTACCTCCTTTTAAACAAGAGGCTCATCTCTGCCTCCCAAAGGAGTAGACATAACCGAGACCTTAGATTTGTGGTTTTTCATCCAGTGATCTCATCCACCACACTTCTCATATCATTTAGTATTTCCCAGTTATTCACTTATCACTCCCTACCTTTCCGGTGCTACCTATGTGTACTTTCTCATGTGATACACTCCATTCTAGGCCTGCTGGACTATGCATGGCCTCCCAGGTGTTTGGATGTTTCTTTGTGCTATCACTGCCATGTCTGGAGATGCAACAGAAGGGGTGGTTAAAACCTTAGATGGTCTAGATTCAAATTCTGTCTCTACCACGTGTCAGTTTGGTATCCTGGTCAAACCACCTGTAAAGTAATAGCACCTGCCTCATAAGttaggaggtgtgtgtgtgtgtgtgtgtgtttgtgtgtgcttggtcatgtctggctctttgcaaccccatggactgtagcccacaaggttcctctgtccatgggatttcccaggcaagaatattgaagtgggttgccatttccttatccagaggatcttcctgacctagggatcacaATGAGCTATATTTATAAAGCACTAGAACAGAGCCTGGGTTGTAGTAAGAATGTTATTATCCAAATTTCTTCTAGTCTTTGAAGACCAGATAAGATCCTACCTCTTATACAAAACCTTCTCTGACTAATCTTGCTGAGCCCACAATGATCTCTTATTCCTTTGAATATTATAACGTGTGATATTTAATTTACTGAAACAGCACCTTGATACAGCTGCAGAAttaaaaggaagggagaggaaggaaggaaagaaggaagaaagaaggacaaTATCTGAATTCAAATCTTGACATTGTAACTTACTGTGGGACTCTGAGGGAGTTGCTTGAGTCCtggtttttccatctgtaaaatggctatCTAATACCTTAACAGGGTTATTAAGAGGGCTAAGTAAGATAATGCTTGAGAAGTATCTCATACACATCTTGACTCATGGTAAACCCTCAATAAATACacatgctctttttaaaaatattatttagaattttgtttCCCAGATTACAAAAGTAGAATTGTTGTAGAAAATGTAGATAACGTAGCAGGGTATAGAGAGGAAAGTTAAAATAACCTCATAAACTTCTTTGTGGAGACAACAATTTCCCTAGCCAGTAACTCCTACCTTGGAAATGAAAACAGAGGTAGGTATAtttcttttggtctttttctgtgagtgtgtGCTGACAGACATATGTTAAAAAGGGAAGAAACCCATTATAAACCAGTTTTACCGTCTGCTATACTTTACATAGGCAATTCTCTGACTTATTTAGTGTTCTTCAGTCATGGTTTTCCTGAGTCATATATTCTGTGTACATCTATACTTATTTAACCAAAACTGTATTGCTGGATGTGGAGGTTATATTGGGGTTTTAAGTAAAGAATGCTGCATTATATACCTTTGCATATGAATTTTTGTCACTATCTTTGATTACTTTGTTATGAGAAATGCTTAAGAATAGAAATATTGGATCTAAGAAAACACATCAGAGGATCCTGGGGCCTTCTGCCAACTTTTGCCTCTTCTAGAATTTGTATAAATTACATTCTTGCCCAAAGTGACCAAGGGTGTCCATCACATCTCACCTTTGCCAATCTTTaactttttgtctgttttctctgtttaCTTTCACAGGATTATAATCTCCCTGAGCAGGCCATGCTGCTTCTTTGTATCTACCACAGAACATTGCCTGGTGTCATTCATATAGTAGCCCTCGTGAATATTTGCCAAATGACTGCATTTCTATTCACAACTATTCCTCTGTGGTGAAAGAGCCAGAGAAGGTACTGGAACAATCACTTTCAGATTGGTCAAATTGAGAGAGAGGTTTATATACTTGCCCTTGGTCTCCCACTGAGATGGGTAGAAAAGTATGAAATCACAGGTAATTGGCTCATGATCAGGGGCTAAGAGACAACATGAGGTGTTTTTCAGGGTCAGCTCTGCAGCATGTTTGAAACTGGCTTTCTGTACTGCTATCCATTCTTCCTTCACAACTGGGTGTGGAGAGGGGCGGGATCTGCTTTTACAGCTTTGCTGTGTGGCAGAATGAGGGGAATTTTCCAGATAGTTCCTTTTGATGGCTGTTGGCACAATTGCAGCTTTGCCTCTGGGAGCCATTAGGCTGTGGCCCCGAAAACCTGGATAGCTGTTTCAGCAGGTCAGATTGTGAGAGCCCTGTGTTTTTGTTGGCATAGAGAGCCATTTAGCCATGTGTTTTTGTTGGCATAGAGAGCCATTTAGCCATGGATTTCAAACCATGAATAGCCTTAAAATTTTCCCTGTTCTAGCTCCCTACTAAGTGCTTTGAGTAGTGGGGCTAAAGTGAGGAAAACTGTTATTGTCCCCTTTCCCTTCCAGTCCTCCCCTCATAAACACACACCCCAAATATAGTGACCCAGATGATTTCCTGGCACTTTTCTGAATGCCAGAGTTTCTGAGGCCATCTTCTGGGAATAATGCATtgctttagagattttttttgaaCCTACAAATCCACTGTGAAGATGAATGATacctcctctcccagccccagaGCCCTCTCTGCTGGCATAGTTCTCTTTTCAGGTAAAGAGGCTTAGAGTGTGAAAGCTTGCTATAGACTTGGGGACATCTAAGCCCATATCTCTGTGCTAGTTTCACCTGCCCATTTGCAAACTGAACACCAGTTTGATAATGCCCAGTAAACAGTTGCCCCCAGAGGCAAGTGGTATAAACTAAAAGGGTAAATCCAGGCTGATCACATTCTCATGGAGAGTTTGCTTTACCGGGAAGGGCCAGTGTGCTTCTCTGTTCCCTGTAGCTCTCAGTGGTTTCCATGGAGCAAGTATCTTTAAACTACAGATTGGAAGACTTCTCTTAGAATTATGAATTGTCACTGCGGCAGATGTAGTGGACTCGCATGCCAACTCCTAGTGTGTAGAGGTTGGAAAATATAAAGCTTTATTTCCCAGATTCCCTTGCAGTTTGGGTTTTGATGGGATTGAGGTTCTGCTAATTAGATCCACTTCTTTGAGACTTGGATGTGGGAAGCAAGTCACATGTGGAAAGAGCCATATGTGGCAGTGTGGAGCCATGGTTGTGTGGTTCTGGAGCAGCTAGCTTTAGCAAAGTCTTCCCAGCTCAGCAGGCAGCTTCCTGAGCTAAGCAGCTCCCTGGGTGGCCCCGATCTATGGCACGGATTTGGGAATCACTCCTGGGGTCAGTTCCTTAGCTAGCCAACTCCCCTCTTCCATTTAATATCTTGTAGTAAATCCCCCTTTGTAAACCTGCTGACATAACTCTGTAGCTGCAAAGCTATCTATTGTCTTATCTTGTTCATTTATTGGCTGAGACAAAATAAGATGATGGAATTTGACCTTTGACCTTGATTTTATTACAGATATCCTTTCACCAAAGATAGTTTTGGACTATCCTGTTCCCTTTTACATGCTTTTCCTGGTGACAGTGGATGACCTTACATTGAACTTTTTCCCAGAATTATGTCAATTGAACTCTTTAATTGGTACAGTTTCAGGTGCCAATTCATACCTCATCTTTCCATAAagaatattatattattaataagtaTAGCTGTTTAATAATACCTATGGAATGCACCTCTGCTGAAGCTTGTAACAGACACAGAAAGGATTAGGAGAAACACTTTGCTTTTTATCAAGACATAAGCACTGGCATATCAATTTCAACAAAACACCTATTATATATCATGGCCACGTTAATTCTTGACATCACAATACAATCATGGCATCTCATGACAACTCAAAAAATGTTAATGCGGTATTGTTCCTGAGTTATCACACTTGTCTCTGATTTTAATTAGTTGTCTTATGGACTTATTTTTACCCTAGTTTGCTGAAACGTTGCTATGAAAAATGGACTAAAGATATTTCAGGCATACAGGGTGCTGGTTGGAAAGGCACTGATTTAACTGGGCAGGACTATGCTCAGAAATTATAAAGGTGGAATATATTCCTGAAGTGCGCTCTTTTAATCCTTGAAGGTTTTGTCCTTCAGCTAGACACAGCTACAAGGCAGGTCAATCTGAGAAGTCAGACTGCAAGCCTGAGTGGAGAATGCTTTCTCACCTTGCAGATTCTGTGGAAAGAGCTCTGCCTCATGCCAGATGCTCAAGGACATGTAGGAAAAAGCATTTCTGAAGAAGGAATAAGCATTCTGTCTGCAGTTCAGAACTAAAAAAGGAGTTTGTTTATTGAGAGCAAGATGATGCAagcaatataaaaatcaaaagcttATCTGGCTTTAAttgacttttctttctctgcttctcaaAATGGAGTTGGATTTTATTTGCACATTTTCTATGGGTCCCATCTGCTCAGAAATCCTTATACAGGGGAAGCTGTGGGGCAGATTCCTTAAGTGACCCTTTATGAGAATTCTTATCAGGGTGGGAGTAATTACTCAATGCTGCCTACTTCTTCCCCTTCTGCTTCATGTGTACTACAAAATAGTCATTGCATGCGATGGTGAGCCCAGCGATTAGCGAGAAGAAGCTCTGGAAGCCCACTTTGCCATCTCGACACTGGTCCAGGTCCTTCATTATTTTGTCCACAGCCAGAGGGTCTTTTTGAttctgaaaaaaagaacagaagcaagAACCATCAGTCAGTGGTTGCAGTGACGAGCTTTTTTGATTTGTTCTGCTGACTACTATATGTATAATCTCCTCATTACTTGAATTCTTGCTTTAGATCACAGTGATATTTGGAGGTCTTCTAAATGTACTTCTCTGCTTTGAGAGAGCATTTCAGTAAATTCATATTTATTGCAGGCTAGGAAAGAGGTTTGCATGGCATTCTTATGTAACTCAGGGACTAGAAACAGTCTATTtctagaaagaggagaaagaggagacacAGTGCCAGAGAAGGGAGATCCATGACTCTGAATTCTCAGTCCACTTAAAATCTGACCTGCTTTACTCACAGTCCAACTgttaccacaatttttttttctttttttttttaaattggaggataattgctttacaatattgtgtcctCTGCCATACAAATTATTCTGAAGGTATGGACCATGgagttaagtgttagttgcttagttgtgatCGACTCTTCCCAatgccatggattgcagccctccaggcttctctgttcatggaatactccaggcaagaacactggggtgggcagccatgctcttctccaggggatcttcctgacccaggtatcgaacccgggtctcctgcacttcaggcagactcttaaccatctgagccatcagggaagtctgttACCACAGTTTGTAAATTTACATTCTCTTAACAAATTTTCATTCCTTATAGCATGGTCAAGTCCTTTAAGAAGAAACTCCTTATGAAAGACCTCATGAGATGACTTGGGGAGTAAATTTCAGATCTTTGTCCTGTGGATTTTGAAGCAATGCTAACGATACCCTGGGATGGGTTAGATTTAAAGAGGAAGGGCAGTTAGTCCTCTTTTCTTGGCACAGCTGAGGCCAACCTAGTGTGACTTAATATCATATTAGCCAGGTGAGTAAGTCACATACCTTGGTGGAACTTCATGTAACAGCTAAGAGTTGAGGCTGGACTAGAGTGTTTCTAAAATTGCTTCTGTTCTTAATGAGTTGGCCAATCTATGTCATACTATCCTCTTTGCTGGATGTTTTACACTGGatgtatttaaaaagtagaacatGTGATGAAGTCATAAAACTCCCCACAACTCTCAATGCCTTAGCACAAATGCATGGAACTGGAATGAACAGGTAAGAtcccttttgttttttcttttcccttgcttTCATGGGTGATTGGTTTAATCACTCCTTTTCATAGTGTTGATGCTTAGAAGTGGGAAAGTGTAGTTTCTCCTGTAGGGTCCATGCCATCAACCAGAAGTAAATATGGCCATTTACAGGTGTTAAAGGGTtcagggggactttcctggtggtccagtgttaagactctgtgcttccaatgcaggagggtgGGTTTgatccacatgctgtgtggtataaccaaaaaaaaaaaaaaaaaaaaaaaagaaccactaaGGGCTCAGGTAAAGCATTTATGAATCCTGTTGACTGCATACTTGAGTAAGGGAACTGACACACACTGTCTCAAGTGTGGTGGATGTTTATATAAACTATGCTCAGAAACCCTTTAAGGTAAGTGGCAGCATTTCCAACATGCCCTAAGCAGTCAACTATAACCTGTCTATGCAGCTACCTCCCTCTTTTGGTGGGTTTCAGTTAATTCTGGCCTCAACCCCAGCTTCCTGGCTGTGGTCACAAGCAGTGCAATTTGGATGACATAAGGGATCAGGTTTAGAAACAAAACGCTCTGTCAATGTAGCCAGTGTGGGTGTGCCTGGAATTATGACCCCATGCTTAGAATAAATTGTACTGCCATGTTCAGAACTGTGTTGAACACTTTATCGAACTACAAAGCCTTTAGGAAGGGTCTTTGTCTCATGTGATAGTCATCCTGGCTTCTAACTTATGTAACAACACAATTAACGAGTGTTTAGAAGCAGACTGAGAGCTTCTTTGCGTGATGGGCAGGTTTACAATGAGCACATTTTGTCCTTGAATTTCATGCTTGCTTAGAAGGATCACAGAAAGTCAAAGTGTCTTGGAGAAAATCATGTCCAGCCTCTCATTTTATAGAGTGCctgaactgaggcacagaaagctgAAGTGACCTTCCCAGTGTCAGTTCGGGTCCTGGTCTGGTTTGTATCAGAGAACTgtaagaaagcagagcaccagtGTCCTCTAACTCATTCTAGGATAGCACTGTGGTAACTGCAGCTCTAAGATACAAGATAAATGATTTCCATCTGTTTATCTGACTGATACTCATAACCTATAAATCATCACGTACTCTATAAAACCTTATGTTTACTTAGTCAGGAGTCAGGGGCTTACCATGCAGATGATAAGAGGCAGGACTCTGCCTTTTACCATCTCCtccccagtggttcagatggtaaagaatctgcctgcaatgcaggagccacaggttcgatccctgggtcaggaagatcctgaagATCCCTGCAGGGGACATTCGTCCCCTGGAGACAggcatggcaaccattccagtattcttacctggagaattccatggacagaggagcctggtgggctacagtccatgaggtcacaaagggttggacacagttgagtgactaacactttgactttccctTCACcctttatgctgctgctaagttgcctcagtcgtgtccgactctgtgtgaccccatagacagcagcccaccaagcttccccatccctgggatcctccaggcaagaacaatggagtgggttgctatttccttctccaatgcatgaaagtgaaaagtgaaagtgaagtcactcagtcgtgtccgactcttagcgaccccatggactgcagcccaccaggctcctccatccatgggattttccaggcaagagtactggagtggggtgccacaggCTGATGCAATGTCCCACACCAAGTACAGTAGTGATCCCTTTAAGTGACTCTGGTTGTGGCAGGCAGGGATGGGTTTGCATTTCAGTCTGGTAGCGCAGGCATAAACTCAGACTGTGCGCCTGTGTTCTCATAGCATTATCAACGTGAAAAGCAGTTTTTCCTGGAGCGATGCTTGGCTCTCAATCAGCAGACGCTTGACACCATTCGTTTATAGTAGTGCTGGAAAAAAGTTTGAAAGTCTTTATCCAAAGGGATTTAATTTAAGAAGGGGCATAAGTGGATGTAACCAGGACGGGGCACCTCTAGTGCCAGGTTTATGGACCTGAGGGCAACAAGGCAGCCTGGATGACGACTCTGGTGAAAGGCCTTCTGTCCTGAAACTCTGTCTCAGTGGACACAGTGACTCCAGACGGAATCTTTCTAACACCTCGTATTGTGATTTGTGTGTAGTCTCATTTCATTTCCAGACTGTAAGTTCCTTAAGAGCAGGGACTATATGTCTTCCTTACTGTCTGTTTCCTCCCATAGTATCTTACAAACAGGAGGCACTCAACAACGTTTAATaactaaatgaatgaaaacacctttCTAGTAGTGACTTCCACAGGGAAAGGCtagaaagaggaagggaaaggaaacaggGCCCAGAAGCATTATAACTGATTCTTTCTGAGCCTTTCAACACTTACTTCCAAAAATCCAGGGAACTCCTTTTCCATGAGTACTCTGAGGTCTTCTTTTGTTAAGTAACCTTTATCACCTGCAAATTTGTGAAATGTGAACATCATGGTTTCCATGGCGTGTTCCATTTGAGACGGCATTTTGGTGAAGTCTGTTGAAACCTGTTAAAGGATGGAAAGAAACAATATACATGAACtctaaaaaattttattcatttatttatttggttgtactgggtcttagttgctggaggcaggctctagagcacacaagctcagtagctgtAGACCCAcacggcttagttgccccaaggctaCATTAAGTGACATGAATTACCAGTCTTTTGAGAATGACTGGAAGAGCTCAGCCATTCAATCATTTTCTAATTCACCCCAGGTTTGGGGCCTTCCTCCTGCTGATGGAAACAGGCACTACAAGTATTGGTGCTCTGAATGAGGGGTTTTATCTAGTTGCCTGCTAAGTTTGCataatgaagaataaaaactcTGATCATTTGGAAAAGCAAGATCAGTGCCCCTTCGTTTAACTGACAAAGCACCTACTGAGAGAAGAGCTGTTCCACCACttctcttggtggtggtggtggcgggcaCTGGTAAACGGGACTCTTCCATGTGAACACGGCTGAATACCAATAGCCACAGTCAAGCGTCATTAATAAAAGAACTTCAACCCTCCAAGCTTCACTAGACCTTGCTTGGTCTCATTCTAGGCTTTAGAAATCTGCTTAATGAATTTCATCTtctgagcactttttttttttgccacacggcatggcttgtgggatctgtgCTCCCTAGCCAGGGATTCCTTGTATTCTTTACTAAAGTTCTGAACTTGCTACTGATTGTAACAAGGTCATTTGCATCTTTGTTACTACATGAGTTACAAGCTACCAAAGCCTTGAGAAATACAAATACAAGCTACCAAATACCAAACACAAGCTACCAAAGCCTTGAGAAGGAATAAGTAACGGTATATATTAATCACTTTGGGGACCTGACATATTTTTGGCAGCACTAGACAGAAGAGCTACTCTCACAGTCTGAGGTGCAGTGGGAAAGGAAGAGCTTTTCATTGTGAATAgcttaaaagaaaggaaagggttTATCAGATCATTATATTCAGGTAAAATAATCTGGGGGCATTTGTCTCGTCAAAGCCCAATGCCTGGTACTTAAGAGGAGTACCAGTGAATTTTGCTTAACTGGAAGGCATGATTCAGCAAGAACAGAGTAGCTTTGGCTTACACCAACTAAAATCACTACTGGATCGGAAATAGATGAAATTGAATCGAGACTAATAtaccactcaaaaaaaaaaagttaggaatTGGTTTAGagtagaaggcagtggcaacccactccagtcttcttgcctggagaatcccagggacgggggaacctggtgggctgccgtctatggggtttcacagagtcagacacgactgaagcgacttagcagcagcagcagcagtccccaaactttttggcaccaggggctggttttgtggaagaccgTTTTTCCACAGATGGGGAAGGGgatgggggatggtttcaggatgattcaagagcattacatttattgtgcactttatttctaatctaatgccaccGCTGATATGACAGGAGGTACTGATCCACAGTCCCAGAGGATAGGGACCTGTGGTTTAGAGCAGTGGTTGAAGGGGAGGCTGGCATCTTCTCCGGAAGAGTCTCAGTAGGAACTGGAGACATGCATTCATTCTGGTTCCTGTTGCTGACATGCGTACTCAACAGAGATCCCTAAATGCTATCTTTTACCGAGGAGAGGGTGGAGCTGGTGAACACGAGGATTGAGCAATTACACTTTGAGTTGAAAGTCCTACCCCTTAATCCCCAGAAAAGTACAGGAATCagcatgccaaagaatgtgctacTCTAGAGAATACTATAAGCCAGAATCTGGCGTGATTCATCTGGAAGACTTCTCATGGAGAGAGCAGCAAATTCAAGGTCCACTGGGGGATGAATTCCAGAGGACTCAcatcctttctcctctctcctgacACAGCCAGTATCTGGCTTCACATGGCAGTGGCTTGGAGGGAGTCAGCCTCGCCTGGATTGGCTCTGCAAGTCCAGCAACATAAGAGATAACAAGAGCACTGAGCTCAGTGAGTCACCTTTGGGAGAAGACTGGCATCCCAGTTCAGTTCTCAGGAAATATCTCAGGAAAGGAATCAGCCACCACAGAGGTTTAAAAATACCTGTGCCCAAGCTCTACGGCCAGAGCACTTCACAGTCAATGCCCAAAGATCTCAGAAGCTGATCTGGCTGTGGGACACCTCGTTCACTTTCTTCACAGGGTAGAACAGAAGGAAAATGCGCTGCAAAGCCAGAGACGTTAAGAAAGGGAATGCAGCATGAAAAGGACCCCTAAGATAGGAAACAAGCTACTTCAGGAACTTCTAAGAAATACAGGCTGTAAGCTGAGGAAGTCCTGGCCACCCTTGAATACCTTCTTCAAGAGAGTGAGGCCCTCCTTCCTGGAGTGAATACTCAGGTCTCAGGACACTCCAAACCCAGCCAGGGATGGTTTGCGCTTACTATGAACTGTGGGAGCTTTTCTGCCCCCATTGGATCCCCCTCTGCTGTTTACTTAGCACGTGGGCTGTGGCCACAGCAGCCAGCACAGACTCCCAGTTTGTTGCCTAGTGCTTGTACTCAGTAgataagtcacgtccaactctttgcgaccctatagactgtagtctgccaagctctgtgtccaagggattctccaggcaagaatactgcagtgggttgccatttcc
It includes:
- the S100A10 gene encoding protein S100-A10, with amino-acid sequence MPSQMEHAMETMMFTFHKFAGDKGYLTKEDLRVLMEKEFPGFLENQKDPLAVDKIMKDLDQCRDGKVGFQSFFSLIAGLTIACNDYFVVHMKQKGKK